One Paraburkholderia agricolaris genomic region harbors:
- the ydfG gene encoding bifunctional NADP-dependent 3-hydroxy acid dehydrogenase/3-hydroxypropionate dehydrogenase YdfG — MIVFVTGASAGFGAAIARAFVKGGHRVVATARRKDRLQALADELGDALLPYELDVRDRAAVEAVPASLPADFAALDVLVNNAGLALGIEPAQKASLDEWNTMIETNCTGLVQITHALLPGMVERNRGHILNLGSAAGSWPYAGGNVYGATKAFVHQFSLNLRADLAGTALRVTNIEPGLCGGTEFSNVRFRGNDEKAAKMYENVQPLTPEDIADSIYWVATRPAHVNVNTIELMPVAQSFSALSVQRG; from the coding sequence ATGATCGTGTTCGTCACCGGAGCGTCCGCGGGATTCGGCGCCGCTATCGCCCGAGCTTTCGTCAAGGGCGGCCACCGCGTCGTCGCCACCGCGCGCCGTAAAGACCGCCTGCAGGCACTCGCCGACGAACTCGGCGACGCCCTTCTGCCGTACGAGCTCGACGTGCGCGATCGCGCCGCCGTCGAGGCGGTGCCGGCCTCCCTGCCGGCCGACTTCGCGGCGCTCGACGTGCTCGTCAATAACGCCGGCCTCGCACTCGGCATCGAACCGGCGCAAAAGGCGAGCCTCGACGAATGGAACACCATGATCGAGACCAACTGCACGGGCCTCGTGCAGATCACGCACGCGCTCCTGCCCGGCATGGTGGAGCGCAACCGTGGCCACATTTTGAATCTGGGTTCGGCGGCGGGAAGCTGGCCGTACGCGGGTGGCAACGTCTATGGCGCCACCAAGGCATTCGTGCACCAGTTCAGCCTGAATCTGCGGGCCGATCTGGCCGGCACGGCATTACGCGTGACCAACATCGAGCCGGGCCTGTGCGGCGGCACCGAGTTTTCGAACGTGCGTTTTCGTGGAAACGACGAAAAAGCAGCCAAAATGTACGAAAACGTACAACCGCTGACGCCCGAGGACATCGCCGACTCGATCTATTGGGTCGCCACCCGGCCTGCACACGTCAACGTCAACACGATCGAGCTGATGCCGGTGGCCCAATCGTTCTCCGCTTTGTCGGTACAGCGCGGCTGA
- the ybgC gene encoding tol-pal system-associated acyl-CoA thioesterase, with amino-acid sequence MRRMNMSTSQPGTEIGFTWPIRVYYEDTDAGGIVFYANYLKFFERARTEWLRACGVDQNRLADEANAIFIVRSTAIDYRAPARLDDVVKVVSRIERLGRASVDFAQEAWRDDTLLASGAIRVGCVERIALRPTAIPAPVLAALRRGPSVNGGGMSTDND; translated from the coding sequence ATGCGCCGCATGAATATGTCGACCAGCCAGCCCGGCACGGAAATCGGCTTCACGTGGCCAATCCGCGTGTACTACGAAGATACCGACGCCGGCGGCATCGTGTTTTACGCGAACTACCTGAAATTTTTTGAGCGGGCGCGCACCGAATGGCTGCGCGCGTGCGGCGTCGACCAGAACCGGCTTGCCGACGAAGCGAACGCGATCTTCATCGTCCGCAGTACTGCAATCGACTATCGGGCACCGGCCCGGCTCGACGATGTCGTCAAGGTGGTAAGCCGAATCGAGCGTCTCGGCCGCGCCTCCGTCGATTTTGCGCAGGAAGCGTGGCGCGACGATACGCTGCTTGCCAGTGGCGCGATCCGGGTCGGCTGCGTCGAGCGTATTGCGCTGCGGCCGACCGCGATTCCTGCACCGGTTCTCGCTGCTTTGCGGCGCGGGCCAAGCGTGAACGGTGGCGGTATGTCAACGGACAACGACTGA
- the tolQ gene encoding protein TolQ — MNTTQDLSIVSLVLNASLLAQAVMALLLLLSLLSWTFIFRKWFAIRRARAQTERFERDFWSGGDLQALYQSAANNRHTIGALERIFESGMREFLKGKEKRLNDSGAILDGARRAMRAAFQREMDVLEANLAFLASVGSVSPYIGLFGTVWGIMNAFRGLANVQQATLANVAPGIAEALTATAIGLFAAIPAVVAYNRYAHDIDRLAIRFETFIEEFSNILQRQAQ; from the coding sequence ATGAACACTACACAAGATCTGTCGATCGTTTCTCTCGTACTTAATGCGAGCCTTCTGGCACAGGCCGTCATGGCCCTGCTGCTTCTGCTGTCGCTGCTGTCGTGGACTTTCATCTTCCGCAAGTGGTTTGCGATCCGCCGGGCCCGCGCGCAAACTGAACGCTTCGAACGCGACTTCTGGTCGGGCGGCGACCTGCAGGCGCTCTATCAGAGCGCAGCGAACAACCGCCACACGATCGGCGCGCTGGAACGGATTTTCGAATCCGGCATGCGCGAATTCCTGAAGGGCAAGGAAAAGCGCCTGAACGATTCAGGAGCGATTCTCGACGGCGCGCGCCGCGCCATGCGCGCCGCGTTCCAACGCGAAATGGACGTGCTCGAGGCAAATCTGGCGTTTCTCGCGTCGGTTGGCTCGGTCAGCCCGTATATCGGTCTGTTCGGTACGGTGTGGGGGATCATGAATGCATTCCGCGGCCTCGCCAACGTGCAGCAGGCTACGCTTGCGAACGTGGCTCCTGGCATCGCCGAAGCGCTGACTGCCACCGCAATCGGCCTGTTCGCCGCGATTCCGGCCGTGGTCGCCTACAACCGCTACGCGCACGACATCGACCGTCTGGCGATCCGCTTCGAGACCTTCATCGAAGAATTCTCGAACATCCTGCAGCGTCAGGCACAGTAA
- the tolR gene encoding protein TolR — translation MAGSSSSMRGSRQRRAMADINVVPYIDVMLVLLVIFMVTAPLVAPSIVNLPTVGGAAPQQQTPPVIVNIRADGNMSVKYKDDAGAQQQEDMSKADLHGFIADRAQSHPDQPVVIAADKTVKYEVVMNVMSDLKAQGVKRVGLLVKSQ, via the coding sequence ATGGCAGGCTCTTCCTCAAGCATGCGCGGCTCGCGTCAGCGCCGCGCCATGGCCGACATCAATGTCGTGCCATACATCGACGTGATGCTCGTGTTGCTCGTGATCTTCATGGTGACCGCGCCGCTCGTCGCCCCGTCGATCGTCAATCTGCCGACCGTCGGCGGCGCCGCGCCCCAGCAGCAAACGCCGCCCGTGATCGTGAACATTCGCGCGGACGGCAATATGAGCGTCAAATACAAGGACGACGCCGGCGCACAGCAGCAGGAAGACATGAGCAAGGCCGATCTGCACGGCTTTATCGCCGATCGCGCGCAATCGCACCCCGACCAGCCGGTCGTGATCGCCGCCGACAAGACCGTGAAGTACGAAGTCGTGATGAATGTGATGTCCGATCTGAAGGCTCAGGGCGTCAAGCGCGTTGGATTGCTCGTCAAATCGCAATGA
- the tolA gene encoding cell envelope integrity protein TolA: MIRKNSEYPLQPPRERGTGRAFAFALVMHALLGFFLYHGIQWQNSTPAGAEAELWTEVPDTAIPRPPPPPPVPVAPAPPLPDEQADIALQEKKRQQQEAARQAQLAEQQRLQKLQAQQEAEAKRQQQLAADQAAQLAAQKAAAAKQKQLQQQQQQQADKLKQQQLADQQKQQQAEQQKQAEAEAQKKADAQKAAKAKAQADAAAQAKKLDTERRARLAQMQGLAGGEGSSGNGLAKSGTGSGSGGTATSPGYADKVRRVVRPNISWGGETEGLETVISVRCSPTGTLLDAQISRSSGNAAWDDAALRAVQRSNPMPQDIDGKTPTSFKITLRPAG, translated from the coding sequence ATGATCCGCAAGAATTCCGAATACCCGCTCCAGCCACCGCGTGAACGCGGCACCGGGCGAGCCTTTGCGTTCGCGCTGGTGATGCATGCGCTGCTCGGATTCTTCCTGTACCACGGCATTCAGTGGCAAAACAGCACGCCGGCCGGCGCGGAAGCCGAGTTGTGGACCGAGGTGCCCGACACGGCCATCCCTCGCCCGCCTCCTCCGCCGCCCGTGCCGGTAGCCCCCGCCCCGCCACTGCCGGACGAACAGGCCGACATCGCGCTGCAGGAAAAGAAACGCCAGCAGCAGGAAGCGGCCCGTCAGGCGCAACTGGCCGAGCAGCAGCGCCTGCAGAAGCTGCAAGCCCAGCAGGAAGCCGAGGCGAAGCGCCAGCAGCAACTGGCGGCCGATCAGGCCGCGCAGCTCGCCGCGCAAAAAGCAGCGGCAGCCAAACAGAAACAGTTGCAACAACAGCAACAGCAGCAGGCCGATAAACTGAAGCAGCAGCAATTGGCCGACCAGCAAAAGCAGCAGCAGGCCGAGCAGCAGAAACAGGCCGAAGCGGAAGCGCAGAAGAAGGCTGATGCGCAGAAAGCGGCGAAGGCCAAGGCGCAAGCCGATGCTGCGGCGCAAGCGAAGAAGCTGGACACGGAACGTCGTGCGCGGCTTGCCCAGATGCAAGGTTTGGCGGGCGGCGAAGGCTCGTCCGGCAATGGGCTGGCCAAGAGCGGCACGGGTAGCGGCTCGGGTGGCACCGCGACTTCGCCGGGTTATGCGGATAAGGTGCGCCGTGTGGTGCGTCCGAACATCTCGTGGGGCGGTGAAACGGAAGGTCTGGAGACCGTCATTTCCGTGCGCTGCTCGCCGACAGGCACGTTGCTGGACGCGCAGATCTCGCGCAGCAGCGGCAATGCGGCATGGGACGACGCGGCACTCCGGGCCGTCCAGCGTTCTAATCCGATGCCTCAGGATATCGACGGGAAAACGCCGACCAGCTTCAAGATTACGTTGCGCCCGGCAGGTTGA
- the tolB gene encoding Tol-Pal system beta propeller repeat protein TolB → MSLMTKLGLRTLVASCLIAVGGAANAQLNVLVTGVGSTQFPIATANFANEANSPQQVSTIVRQDLQRSGKFTNIDAGSTPVAETDSVDLGSWKAKGANAFVSGSVNRLPNGQYEVRFKLYDTVKGESLGGLVLVSPESGLRMSAHKVADYIYAKLMGSRGVFATRLSYVIKTGGRYQLQISDSDGQDAHIALSSPEPIISPAWSPDGTKVAYVSFEKKKPIVYIHDLPTGRRVIVSDQKGNNSAPAWSPDGRTLAVALSRTGNTQIFAVNADGSGLRRLTQGSSIDTEPCFSPDGQSIYFTSDRGGQPQIYKMSAQGESAGAAQRVTFTGNYNTSPRVSPDGKQLAYISRVGGGFKLYLQDLQGNTATGLTDTTHDESPSFAANGQYILYATQVNGRGVLAAVSTDGRTRQVLSVQGGSVREPSWGPFMQ, encoded by the coding sequence ATGAGTTTGATGACCAAGCTAGGCCTGCGGACACTTGTAGCGTCGTGCCTGATCGCCGTCGGCGGCGCCGCCAATGCCCAGCTCAACGTCCTCGTGACGGGCGTCGGGTCCACCCAGTTTCCGATCGCAACGGCGAATTTCGCCAATGAAGCGAACTCGCCGCAGCAGGTCAGCACGATCGTGCGTCAGGATCTGCAACGCAGCGGGAAATTCACGAATATCGACGCGGGCAGCACGCCGGTTGCGGAAACCGATTCCGTCGACCTCGGCAGCTGGAAAGCCAAGGGCGCCAATGCGTTCGTCTCGGGCAGCGTGAACCGTTTGCCGAATGGCCAGTATGAAGTGCGTTTTAAACTGTACGACACCGTGAAGGGCGAAAGCCTTGGCGGCCTCGTGCTGGTGAGCCCGGAAAGCGGCTTGCGCATGAGCGCGCACAAAGTCGCGGACTATATCTACGCGAAGCTGATGGGTAGCCGCGGCGTGTTCGCCACGCGCTTGTCGTATGTCATCAAGACCGGCGGCCGTTATCAGTTGCAGATTTCCGATTCGGACGGCCAGGACGCGCACATCGCGTTGTCGAGCCCCGAGCCGATCATCTCGCCCGCATGGTCGCCTGACGGCACCAAGGTCGCTTACGTTTCGTTCGAAAAGAAGAAGCCCATTGTCTACATCCACGATCTGCCTACGGGCCGTCGCGTGATCGTATCGGACCAGAAGGGTAACAACAGTGCGCCGGCGTGGTCGCCGGATGGCCGCACGCTGGCCGTCGCGCTCTCGCGCACCGGCAACACGCAGATTTTCGCCGTCAATGCGGACGGCAGCGGCTTGCGGCGCCTAACGCAAGGCAGCTCGATCGACACTGAACCGTGCTTCTCTCCTGACGGCCAGTCGATCTACTTCACCAGCGACCGTGGCGGTCAGCCGCAGATCTACAAGATGTCGGCTCAGGGCGAGAGCGCCGGCGCCGCACAACGGGTAACGTTCACGGGCAACTACAACACCAGCCCGCGCGTGAGCCCGGACGGCAAGCAGCTCGCCTATATCTCGCGCGTCGGCGGCGGGTTCAAGCTCTATCTCCAGGACCTGCAAGGCAATACGGCCACGGGCCTGACGGACACCACACATGACGAATCGCCGAGCTTTGCGGCGAACGGTCAGTACATTCTTTACGCCACACAGGTGAACGGCCGTGGCGTGTTGGCCGCAGTATCGACCGACGGTCGCACTCGGCAGGTCCTGTCCGTTCAGGGTGGCAGCGTACGCGAGCCATCCTGGGGCCCGTTTATGCAGTAA
- the pal gene encoding peptidoglycan-associated lipoprotein Pal has translation MMSKLRFAFAVLMVGALAACHSGVKLDENANKGGAVSTQPNPTDVAQVNVDPLNDPNSPLAKRSIYFDFDSYSVKDDYQSLLQQHAQYLKSHPQRHVLIQGNTDERGTSEYNLALGQKRAEAVRRSLSLMGVADSQMEAVSLGKEKPQATGHDESSWAQNRRADLVYQQ, from the coding sequence ATGATGTCTAAACTTCGTTTCGCATTTGCCGTATTGATGGTCGGTGCGCTGGCCGCATGTCACTCGGGCGTCAAGCTCGACGAAAACGCTAACAAGGGTGGCGCAGTTTCGACGCAACCGAATCCGACCGATGTCGCTCAGGTCAACGTCGATCCGCTGAACGATCCGAACAGCCCGCTCGCCAAGCGCAGCATCTACTTCGACTTCGACAGCTACTCGGTCAAGGACGACTACCAATCGCTGCTGCAACAACACGCGCAATACCTGAAGAGCCATCCGCAACGTCACGTCCTGATCCAGGGCAACACCGACGAACGCGGCACCAGCGAATACAACCTGGCACTCGGCCAGAAGCGTGCTGAAGCTGTGCGCCGTTCGCTGTCGCTGATGGGCGTCGCAGACTCGCAAATGGAAGCCGTGAGCCTCGGCAAGGAAAAGCCGCAAGCAACCGGTCATGACGAATCGTCGTGGGCACAAAACCGCCGCGCCGACCTCGTGTACCAACAGTAA
- the ybgF gene encoding tol-pal system protein YbgF encodes MTHRFSWLRFAAAACVAGTAFVAVPAHAGIFDDDQARQAILDLRSKTDSLSSQLSAAQRTILDQSNRLDQLNQQVATLRGQNEDMGNQLATLQKQQKDYYTDLDTRLKKFEPQQQTVDGVQGEVQPGETDSFNAASQQFRNGDFKNAAASFRSFISKYPNSPYQPTAQYWLGNALYALRDYKGSTATWQGVVKNYPQHPRAPEALLAIANNQLEQGQKAAAKKTLEQIVAQYSGSDVAQSAQSKLSQIK; translated from the coding sequence ATGACGCATCGTTTCTCCTGGCTGCGGTTTGCCGCAGCGGCCTGCGTCGCGGGCACGGCCTTTGTGGCTGTGCCCGCGCATGCGGGCATCTTCGACGACGATCAGGCCCGTCAGGCCATTCTCGATCTGCGTTCGAAGACCGATAGCCTGTCGAGCCAACTGTCGGCCGCACAGCGCACGATTCTCGATCAGTCCAACCGTCTCGATCAGCTGAATCAGCAAGTCGCGACGTTGCGTGGGCAGAACGAGGATATGGGCAACCAGCTCGCCACGCTGCAAAAACAGCAGAAGGACTACTACACCGATCTGGACACGCGGCTGAAGAAATTCGAGCCGCAGCAACAGACGGTGGACGGCGTCCAGGGCGAGGTGCAGCCGGGTGAAACCGATTCGTTCAATGCGGCTTCACAGCAGTTCCGCAACGGCGACTTCAAGAATGCGGCGGCGTCGTTCCGCAGCTTCATCTCCAAGTATCCGAATAGCCCCTACCAGCCGACCGCGCAGTACTGGCTCGGCAACGCGCTGTATGCGCTGCGTGACTACAAGGGCTCGACGGCGACCTGGCAAGGTGTGGTGAAGAACTACCCGCAGCATCCGCGTGCGCCGGAAGCGCTGCTCGCGATTGCGAACAATCAGCTTGAGCAAGGTCAGAAGGCTGCGGCCAAAAAGACGCTTGAGCAGATCGTCGCGCAGTACAGCGGCTCGGACGTCGCGCAGTCGGCTCAGAGCAAGCTGTCGCAGATCAAGTAG
- a CDS encoding transcriptional regulator — protein sequence MRTVKIVVEPREAFDSRFVSALKGNTQGEFISFESAAALLETLTPDRWEILTMLAGRGAMLVVDVQELVGRSLKEVCADFKLLVERGIVDEDSHGCVVFPYDRVEVDFVWSRNV from the coding sequence ATGCGTACTGTGAAAATCGTTGTGGAACCGCGTGAAGCGTTTGACTCGCGGTTCGTGTCCGCGCTGAAGGGTAATACCCAGGGCGAATTTATAAGTTTTGAATCGGCGGCGGCTTTGTTGGAGACGTTGACGCCTGACCGCTGGGAGATTTTGACTATGCTGGCCGGCCGGGGTGCAATGCTGGTCGTAGACGTTCAGGAGCTGGTTGGTCGTTCGCTGAAAGAAGTCTGTGCCGATTTCAAGTTGCTCGTGGAGCGTGGCATTGTTGACGAGGATTCGCACGGGTGCGTTGTGTTTCCGTACGACCGCGTCGAGGTGGATTTCGTCTGGAGCAGAAACGTTTGA
- a CDS encoding tyrosine-type recombinase/integrase, with product MRARVQRSGAVYYYFDVGGTPRREIPLGADFVEAVRKWSELEAQSQNRHAQLVTFRYAAERYVREVLPLKSRRTQRDNLLELENLFKFFDDPPALLADIKPVHVKQYLSWRSELARQWYVERKRVVPVQPGHVRANREVALFSHIFNFAREHGITDAVNPCVGVRRNREVGRTVYVEDDVFRRVWQVADEPTRDAMDLAYLTGQRPADTLKFMESDIRGDELWVVQGKRGKKLRITLSGELAAVIERIRARKAACNAKCEALVVNEGGERLMRDALRFRFDRARLAARVQKDLFQFRDLRAKAGTDKTELSGDIRAAQLQLGHKSLKMTEHYVRERKGDKVGPTR from the coding sequence ATGCGTGCGCGGGTGCAGCGAAGCGGGGCTGTCTATTATTACTTTGATGTCGGCGGGACGCCTCGTCGTGAAATCCCGCTGGGTGCGGACTTCGTAGAGGCGGTGCGGAAGTGGTCAGAGTTGGAAGCGCAAAGCCAGAATCGGCATGCGCAGTTGGTAACGTTCCGGTATGCCGCTGAGCGGTATGTGCGCGAAGTCTTGCCGTTGAAGTCACGGCGCACACAGCGAGACAACTTGTTGGAGCTTGAGAATCTCTTTAAGTTTTTTGACGATCCGCCAGCGTTGCTTGCAGATATTAAGCCCGTACACGTGAAGCAGTACCTGTCGTGGCGAAGTGAACTGGCTCGGCAGTGGTATGTAGAGCGCAAGCGTGTCGTACCTGTTCAACCGGGGCACGTTCGAGCAAATCGTGAGGTCGCGTTGTTCTCGCATATCTTTAACTTTGCGCGCGAGCATGGGATAACTGACGCCGTCAATCCGTGTGTAGGCGTGCGCCGGAACAGGGAAGTTGGTAGGACGGTCTACGTCGAGGATGACGTGTTTCGGAGGGTGTGGCAGGTGGCTGACGAGCCGACGCGCGACGCGATGGATTTGGCGTATCTGACTGGGCAAAGGCCGGCGGACACATTGAAGTTTATGGAAAGCGATATTCGAGGCGATGAGCTTTGGGTGGTGCAAGGCAAGCGTGGCAAGAAGTTGCGCATTACCTTGTCTGGTGAGCTGGCGGCAGTGATCGAGCGGATCCGTGCACGCAAAGCGGCATGCAACGCGAAGTGTGAGGCGCTTGTGGTCAACGAAGGGGGCGAGCGTCTGATGCGTGACGCCCTTCGGTTTCGGTTTGATCGTGCGCGGCTCGCTGCGCGGGTGCAGAAGGATTTGTTTCAGTTTCGGGATCTCCGCGCGAAGGCGGGTACCGATAAGACTGAATTGTCCGGCGATATTCGGGCGGCTCAGCTTCAGTTAGGGCACAAGTCGTTGAAGATGACGGAGCACTATGTGCGTGAGCGGAAGGGCGATAAGGTGGGTCCGACTAGGTAA
- a CDS encoding DUF4224 domain-containing protein — protein sequence MSDMFLSTQELVQLTGRKVKAKQIDALRRMGIAFFVNALGRPVVARAAIEGKGEAVRERPVRSSWQPRVLAG from the coding sequence ATGTCCGATATGTTTCTTTCGACACAAGAATTAGTACAACTTACGGGGAGAAAGGTGAAGGCAAAGCAAATTGATGCGTTGCGTCGGATGGGGATAGCGTTCTTTGTTAATGCGCTAGGCAGGCCTGTGGTCGCGCGTGCTGCAATAGAGGGTAAAGGTGAGGCCGTCAGGGAGCGTCCTGTACGCTCGTCGTGGCAACCGCGAGTGTTGGCGGGTTGA
- a CDS encoding rolling circle replication-associated protein, translating to MHDDSIGNFSAFRREWVIRGRNFGDGQVEVSATRFDRYVGAQRMSSMPKARRGESENTEQNLMDAAKRAKQQVRLRCKAIGADRMITTTYRENMTDKTRLKKHFDAFRRRVAKIQGFEYVAVPERQKRGAWHLHIAVKGRQNYRVLRAIWHSVVGVDNGNVDVRNPFREKGLRHKLAAYLGKYITKDFGEHALNEKRYWTSRGIAIPEQHPIAHLLCDNPAEAIKTVFNAALRVGSSLDRCQSYWNQELGCFWLSTREN from the coding sequence ATGCACGACGACAGTATAGGCAATTTCTCGGCGTTTCGCCGTGAATGGGTGATTCGCGGTCGCAATTTCGGTGACGGCCAGGTTGAGGTATCGGCGACGCGGTTTGATCGGTATGTCGGGGCTCAACGGATGAGCTCGATGCCGAAAGCTAGGCGCGGCGAGTCGGAGAACACTGAACAGAATCTGATGGACGCGGCGAAACGCGCAAAGCAACAGGTGCGACTTCGATGCAAGGCGATCGGTGCGGATAGGATGATTACCACAACGTACCGAGAGAACATGACGGACAAAACAAGGCTGAAAAAGCACTTCGATGCATTTAGGCGACGCGTTGCGAAGATTCAGGGATTTGAGTATGTGGCAGTTCCGGAGCGCCAAAAACGCGGAGCGTGGCATCTGCACATTGCTGTGAAGGGGCGTCAAAACTATCGCGTTCTTCGTGCCATATGGCATAGCGTGGTTGGGGTGGACAACGGAAATGTGGATGTACGGAACCCATTCAGGGAGAAGGGGTTGCGCCATAAGCTGGCGGCATATCTGGGGAAATACATCACCAAAGATTTCGGCGAGCATGCGCTTAATGAGAAGCGCTATTGGACCAGTCGCGGCATAGCGATTCCTGAACAGCATCCGATCGCACATCTGCTTTGCGATAACCCGGCCGAGGCCATCAAGACGGTATTCAATGCCGCGCTGAGGGTCGGCTCGTCGCTTGACCGCTGTCAGTCGTACTGGAATCAGGAGCTTGGGTGTTTCTGGCTATCTACACGGGAAAATTGA
- a CDS encoding type II secretion system protein GspD, with protein sequence MKQAIGVLCGVCLSASAAAAESIPPLPTLPVSSLAVPAMAAPLPSVPLVPLPRIKGGAFDLRFVNVGQLVDLLYGDAMHVPHVISSDVLQDTRLVSFQYDGKAGDLHAFVKVFLDSQGFRVETRDGVDFVTKKPADEVKQPERETFVYRPRYRTADYLAKVVQPLFSGRMNAGSMPAAGMSVPESALAPVGASGASVAAPMEAVRSQSGVSAADELVFSGQLSEIHDLRKLLQELDRAPGEVVVRGWVYEVTSTSDKNSAFSIAATVLRGIGGKLSASNGQTDQDGTALRFTSNFLDVAISALNADTRFKQVSDPHVRVVSGEKVRLNVGSQVPTLGSISYQGVSGTPVQSVQYQDAGLIFDVQPTVMADAIQVQLQEQMSSFVPTTTGVNNSPTKNTRQMQTTVSMQDGEVIVLGGLVQDSDSSSVSSPGWLPKFLDGRGSSKSRTEVLLVLQVQRVEASEL encoded by the coding sequence GTGAAACAAGCTATCGGGGTCCTGTGTGGGGTGTGTCTGTCTGCCTCGGCGGCCGCTGCGGAGTCAATTCCGCCGTTGCCGACGTTGCCGGTGTCGTCGCTGGCGGTGCCTGCGATGGCTGCGCCGCTGCCGTCGGTGCCGCTTGTGCCGTTACCTCGCATTAAGGGCGGGGCGTTCGACCTGCGGTTCGTGAATGTGGGGCAGCTTGTCGATTTGCTCTACGGTGATGCGATGCATGTGCCGCACGTGATCAGCTCGGACGTGTTGCAGGATACGCGGCTCGTGTCTTTTCAGTACGACGGAAAGGCGGGCGATCTGCACGCGTTCGTGAAGGTGTTTCTTGATTCGCAGGGGTTCAGGGTCGAGACGCGAGACGGAGTGGACTTCGTGACGAAGAAACCTGCCGATGAGGTCAAGCAGCCGGAGAGGGAGACGTTCGTGTACCGGCCGCGATATCGCACGGCCGACTATCTGGCGAAGGTCGTGCAGCCGCTTTTCTCTGGTCGCATGAATGCGGGCTCGATGCCGGCTGCGGGGATGTCTGTGCCTGAATCTGCGCTGGCCCCTGTCGGGGCGTCGGGTGCGAGTGTGGCGGCTCCTATGGAGGCGGTGCGGTCGCAGTCTGGAGTGTCTGCCGCAGACGAGTTGGTGTTTTCCGGTCAACTGTCCGAGATTCATGATCTGCGGAAGTTGTTGCAAGAGCTGGATCGGGCGCCTGGTGAAGTGGTCGTGCGTGGGTGGGTCTATGAAGTGACTAGTACATCGGATAAGAACTCAGCGTTTTCTATCGCGGCGACGGTGTTGAGAGGGATCGGCGGGAAGCTGTCGGCGTCGAACGGGCAGACTGATCAGGATGGGACGGCGTTGAGGTTCACTAGCAACTTTCTCGACGTTGCCATTTCCGCGCTGAATGCTGACACGCGCTTCAAGCAGGTGAGCGATCCGCATGTGCGTGTGGTGTCGGGCGAGAAAGTGCGCCTTAACGTGGGGTCTCAGGTGCCGACCTTGGGCAGTATCAGCTATCAGGGTGTGAGTGGCACACCGGTTCAGTCGGTCCAGTATCAGGACGCAGGTTTGATCTTCGATGTGCAGCCGACCGTGATGGCCGATGCGATTCAGGTGCAGTTGCAGGAGCAGATGTCGAGCTTCGTTCCGACAACGACCGGCGTCAACAATTCGCCGACCAAGAACACCCGGCAGATGCAGACGACCGTGAGCATGCAGGATGGTGAGGTAATCGTGTTGGGCGGATTGGTGCAGGACAGCGATTCATCTTCCGTCAGTAGTCCAGGCTGGTTGCCGAAGTTTCTCGATGGTCGCGGGTCGTCTAAAAGTCGCACGGAGGTGCTTCTAGTGTTGCAGGTGCAGCGTGTGGAAGCTTCGGAGCTTTGA